The Pecten maximus chromosome 14, xPecMax1.1, whole genome shotgun sequence genome includes a region encoding these proteins:
- the LOC117342302 gene encoding uncharacterized protein LOC117342302 isoform X2 yields the protein MSSNPSYSHYDIPDNNNSKYQNNGRSPSISTTDSCGSFNSGSTGCDFRPLTAKKTSDRYSCILIVVAICLALFCVILGACVAVLFTKMEQVRTELYRVTGDLNDRKVCLLCDDLTMSPFEDENAATKELEVTSDDNGDQVCCANNARQSKVMFDLLFKKKNKIACIEEANAVQTSCNWTLPGPVLSGRSSAHLHIGVQNTGLRNDYGDEPVRNWQSDDPTAHIEGMNLMKDRLVINTTGLYVVYSQMYFSAYVPPATPKSSSVLYHYVYRYNVIYPNSGNQLLMKSVRTFNIDPVTSHSDHTSYTSATLRLRVGDEIYVKVSNLSLVSRAEKASFLGVVQVA from the exons ATGTCTTCCAATCCATCTTATTCCCATTACGACATTCCTGATAACAACAACTCAAAATATCAGAACAACGGGAGATCCCCGAGTATCTCAACGACAGATTCTTGTGGCAGCTTCAATTCCGGTAGTACTGGTTGTGACTTCCGGCCTTTGACAGCAAAGAAAACATCGGACCGGTATTCTTGCATCTTAATCGTCGTCGCGATTTGCCTTGCTCTCTTCTGCGTCATTCTAGGCGCATGCGTAGCAGTTTTGTTCACTAAGATGGAACAAGTCCGTACGGAACTGTATAGAGTAACCGGGGACTTGAATGACCGGAAGGTCTGTCTCCTGTGTGACGACTTGACCATGTCCCCATTTGAGGATGAAAATGCGGCTACAAAGGAACTGGAAGTGACGTCAGATGACAACGGTGACCAGGTGTGCTGCGCGAACAATGCCAGACAGTCCAAGGTCATGTTCGATCTG ttattCAAGAAAAAGAACAAGATCGCATGTATTGAAG AGGCAAACGCCGTCCAGACTTCCTGTAACTGGACATTACCCGGTCCTGTCCTGAGCGGAAGGTCATCCGCACACCTTCACATAGGTGTCCAAAACACAGGTCTCCGTAACG ATTATGGAGACGAGCCAGTTCGTAATTGGCAGTCGGACGATCCGACAGCTCATATCGAAGGGATGAACCTGATGAAAGACAGACTTGTTATCAACACGACTGGCCTGTACGTGGTATATAGTCAGATGTATTTCTCCGCCTACGTCCCTCCTGCCACCCCTAAATCTAGCAGTGTACTCTACCACTACGTATATCGTTACAACGTCATCTACCCCAACTCGGGGAACCAACTGCTGATGAAAAGTGTCCGGACATTTAACATTGACCCCGTGACGTCACATAGCGATCATACGAGCTATACGTCGGCGACGTTGCGTTTGAGAGTTGGTGACGAAATCTACGTCAAGGTGTCAAACTTATCTTTGGTGTCGCGTGCGGAAAAGGCAAGCTTCTTAGGCGTTGTCCAGGTAGCCTGA
- the LOC117342302 gene encoding uncharacterized protein LOC117342302 isoform X1 yields MPLFPLVFGSRETHSQRKETRAIQDKMSSNPSYSHYDIPDNNNSKYQNNGRSPSISTTDSCGSFNSGSTGCDFRPLTAKKTSDRYSCILIVVAICLALFCVILGACVAVLFTKMEQVRTELYRVTGDLNDRKVCLLCDDLTMSPFEDENAATKELEVTSDDNGDQVCCANNARQSKVMFDLLFKKKNKIACIEEANAVQTSCNWTLPGPVLSGRSSAHLHIGVQNTGLRNDYGDEPVRNWQSDDPTAHIEGMNLMKDRLVINTTGLYVVYSQMYFSAYVPPATPKSSSVLYHYVYRYNVIYPNSGNQLLMKSVRTFNIDPVTSHSDHTSYTSATLRLRVGDEIYVKVSNLSLVSRAEKASFLGVVQVA; encoded by the exons ATGCCGCTATTTCCTCTTGTTTTCGG ATCCAGAGAGACCCATTCGCAGAGAAAAGAG ACCCGTGCTATACAAGACAAGATGTCTTCCAATCCATCTTATTCCCATTACGACATTCCTGATAACAACAACTCAAAATATCAGAACAACGGGAGATCCCCGAGTATCTCAACGACAGATTCTTGTGGCAGCTTCAATTCCGGTAGTACTGGTTGTGACTTCCGGCCTTTGACAGCAAAGAAAACATCGGACCGGTATTCTTGCATCTTAATCGTCGTCGCGATTTGCCTTGCTCTCTTCTGCGTCATTCTAGGCGCATGCGTAGCAGTTTTGTTCACTAAGATGGAACAAGTCCGTACGGAACTGTATAGAGTAACCGGGGACTTGAATGACCGGAAGGTCTGTCTCCTGTGTGACGACTTGACCATGTCCCCATTTGAGGATGAAAATGCGGCTACAAAGGAACTGGAAGTGACGTCAGATGACAACGGTGACCAGGTGTGCTGCGCGAACAATGCCAGACAGTCCAAGGTCATGTTCGATCTG ttattCAAGAAAAAGAACAAGATCGCATGTATTGAAG AGGCAAACGCCGTCCAGACTTCCTGTAACTGGACATTACCCGGTCCTGTCCTGAGCGGAAGGTCATCCGCACACCTTCACATAGGTGTCCAAAACACAGGTCTCCGTAACG ATTATGGAGACGAGCCAGTTCGTAATTGGCAGTCGGACGATCCGACAGCTCATATCGAAGGGATGAACCTGATGAAAGACAGACTTGTTATCAACACGACTGGCCTGTACGTGGTATATAGTCAGATGTATTTCTCCGCCTACGTCCCTCCTGCCACCCCTAAATCTAGCAGTGTACTCTACCACTACGTATATCGTTACAACGTCATCTACCCCAACTCGGGGAACCAACTGCTGATGAAAAGTGTCCGGACATTTAACATTGACCCCGTGACGTCACATAGCGATCATACGAGCTATACGTCGGCGACGTTGCGTTTGAGAGTTGGTGACGAAATCTACGTCAAGGTGTCAAACTTATCTTTGGTGTCGCGTGCGGAAAAGGCAAGCTTCTTAGGCGTTGTCCAGGTAGCCTGA